A single window of Saccharomyces kudriavzevii IFO 1802 strain IFO1802 genome assembly, chromosome: 16 DNA harbors:
- the SUV3 gene encoding ATP-dependent RNA helicase SUV3 (similar to Saccharomyces cerevisiae SUV3 (YPL029W); ancestral locus Anc_8.480) yields the protein MHLAKFKVSASSLRSFRLLVFVKKAHYHHGTHDIDLFHDKNWIVRGPKFLHLPESERTKLDIFQFNINRGESDNVYLQDSCFKDNLDKAMQFIYNEKLSSLDAKQVPIKNLAWLKLRDSIYQQLKDPRQQSQTYVPPISEIIHPSSPNNLVPLLINCNKINNSIWKAILKNGQSNDISTLDKFIHILQQTFDHTYEQNILPMMMNANDTDGAHNVDITNPAEWFSEARKIRRHIIMHIGPTNSGKTYRALRKLKSVDRGYYAGPLRLLAREVYDRFQNEKVRCNLLTGEEVIRDLDDKGNPAGLTSGTVEMVPINQKFDVVVLDEIQMMSDVDRGWAWTNALLGVVSKEVHLCGEKSVLPLVKSIVKMTGDKLTINEYERLGKLTVEDKPVVDGIKGLRKGDCVVAFSKKKILDLKLKIEKDTSLKVAVIYGSLPPETRVQQASLFNKGEYDVMVASDAIGMGLNLSIDRVVFTTNMKYNGEELMEMTSSQIKQIGGRAGRFKSRSTSDDIPQGFITSFESKVLKSVRKAIESPVEYLKTAVTWPTDEICAHLMTQFPPGTPASALLQTISDELEKSSDKLFTLSDLKNKVKIIGLFEQMEDIPFLDKLKLSNAPVKDMPMVTNAFTKFCETIAKRHTRGLLSYQLPFNLLNYNCIPNESYSLEVYESLYNIITLYFWLSNRYPNYFIDMESARDMKYFCEMIIFEKLDRLKKNPYARKPFAPTKGHFPSSKRRSHT from the coding sequence ATGCATCTTGCTAAATTCAAAGTGAGTGCTTCTTCACTCCGATCATTCCGATTGTTAGTATTCGTTAAGAAAGCACATTACCATCACGGAACCCATGATATAGATCTATTCCatgacaaaaattggaTTGTCAGAGGGCCCAAATTCCTCCATTTGCCTGAAAGTGAGCGGACAAAACTAGACATATTCCAATTCAATATCAATCGAGGTGAAAGCGACAATGTTTATCTGCAGGATTCCTGTTTCAAAGATAATCTTGACAAAGCGATGCAATTCATCTATAACGAAAAATTATCATCCTTGGACGCCAAACAAGTACCGATAAAGAATCTTGCTTGGTTGAAGTTAAGAGATTCTATATATCAACAACTAAAAGATCCGAGGCAGCAATCTCAAACTTACGTACCTCCGATAAGTGAAATTATACATCCTTCCTCCCCAAATAACTTAGTCCCATTGCTGATAAATTGCAATAAAATCAACAACTCCATTTGGAAAGCAATCCTGAAAAATGGCCAGAGCAACGATATTAGCACTTTGGATAAATTTATTCACATTTTGCAACAAACTTTCGACCATACGTATGAACAGAATATATTACCCATGATGATGAATGCAAATGATACAGATGGCGCCCACAATGTTGATATAACAAATCCGGCGGAATGGTTCTCAGAGGCAAGAAAGATTAGAAGGCATATAATCATGCATATTGGACCTACAAATTCCGGTAAAACCTATAGAGCACTACGGAAACTAAAATCCGTGGACCGCGGATACTATGCAGGACCATTAAGATTATTAGCGAGAGAAGTATATGAtagatttcaaaatgaaaaagtcaGATGTAATTTGTTGACTGGCGAGGAAGTTATTCGCGATTTAGACGATAAGGGAAATCCGGCGGGGCTTACCTCAGGCACGGTAGAGATGGTGCCaataaaccaaaaatttgatgttgttgttcttgaTGAGATTCAGATGATGTCTGATGTGGATCGTGGTTGGGCTTGGACAAACGCACTGTTGGGTGTAGTCTCCAAGGAGGTTCATCTTTGTGGTGAAAAGAGCGTTCTGCCTTTGGTCAAAAGCATCGTTAAAATGACCGGCGATAAACTGACAATTAACGAATATGAGAGATTAGGAAAATTAACCGTTGAAGACAAACCCGTGGTAGATGGTATCAAAGGTTTACGTAAAGGAGACTGTGTGGTTGCATtttcgaagaagaaaatcttggaTCTCAAGCTAAAAATTGAGAAGGATACCAGTTTGAAAGTAGCTGTAATATATGGTTCTCTACCACCAGAAACGCGTGTTCAACAAGCTTCCCTATTTAACAAAGGAGAATATGATGTAATGGTAGCATCAGATGCTATCGGTATGGGGCTAAATCTATCTATTGACAGAGTTGTGTTCACCACGAATATGAAATATAATGGTGAGGAACTAATGGAAATGACCTCCTCCCAAATCAAACAAATAGGTGGTCGTGCGGGAAGATTCAAGTCTAGATCCACCAGTGACGACATTCCTCAAGGTTTTATTACCAGTTTCGAATCGAAAGTCCTGAAAAGTGTAAGAAAAGCTATAGAGTCACCAGTcgaatatttgaaaactgCCGTTACGTGGCCTACAGATGAAATATGTGCTCACTTAATGACTCAATTCCCACCAGGTACGCCGGCTAGCGCCTTGTTGCAAACTATTTCAGATGAGCTGGAAAAAAGCTCTGACAAGTTGTTCACCCTATctgatttgaagaacaaggTGAAAATCATTGGATTATTCGAGCAAATGGAGGATATTCCATTTCTCGACAAACTGAAGCTAAGCAACGCTCCCGTTAAGGATATGCCTATGGTCACAAATGCGTTTACGAAATTCTGTGAAACAATAGCGAAGAGGCACACAAGAGGTCTATTGTCGTACCAATTGCCTTTCAACCTGCTGAACTACAATTGTATACCCAACGAAAGTTATTCGCTGGAAGTTTACGAGTCATTGTACAACATCATCACACTATATTTCTGGTTGAGTAACAGATACCCAAACTACTTCATTGACATGGAATCTGCCAGGGACATGAAATATTTCTGCGAAATGATTATCTTCGAAAAACTTGATcgtttgaagaagaacccCTACGCACGCAAGCCATTTGCCCCGACAAAAGGCCACTTTCCTTCTTCGAAAAGAAGATCCCATACATAA
- the ERG10 gene encoding acetyl-CoA C-acetyltransferase (similar to Saccharomyces cerevisiae ERG10 (YPL028W); ancestral locus Anc_8.479) — protein sequence MSQNVYIVSTARTPIGSFQGSLSSKTAVELGAAALKGALAKVPELDASKDFDEIIFGNVLSANLGQAPARQVALTAGLGNHIVASTVNKVCASAMKAIILGAQSIKCGNADVVVAGGCESMTNAPYYMPAARGGAKFGQTVLIDGVERDGLNDAYDGLAMGVHAEKCARDWDITREQQDNFAIESYQKSQKSQKEGKFDREIVPVTIKGFRGKPDTQVANDEEPARLHVEKLKSARTVFQRENGTVTAANASPINDGAAAVILVSEKILKEKNLKPLAIIKGWGEAAHQPADFTWAPSLAVPKALKHAGIEDISSVDYFEFNEAFSVVGLVNTKILKLDPSKVNVYGGAVALGHPLGCSGARVVVTLLSILQQEGGKIGVAAICNGGGGASSIVIEKI from the coding sequence ATGTCTCAAAACGTTTACATTGTATCGACCGCCAGAACCCCAATTGGTTCATTCCAAGGTTCTTTATCTTCCAAGACAGCTGTGGAATTGGGTGCTGCTGCTTTGAAAGGTGCCCTAGCCAAGGTTCCAGAATTGGATGCCTCCAAAGACTTCGATGAAATCATCTTCGGTAACGTCCTTTCTGCTAATTTGGGACAGGCCCCAGCTAGACAAGTCGCTTTGACCGCTGGTTTGGGAAACCATATCGTCGCTAGTACGGTTAACAAAGTTTGTGCATCCGCCATGAAAGCTATCATTTTGGGTGCTCAATCCATCAAGTGTGGCAATGCTGATGTAGTCGTGGCCGGTGGCTGCGAATCCATGACCAACGCTCCATACTACATGCCAGCGGCCCGTGGGGGAGCTAAGTTTGGTCAGACTGTTCTCATTGACGGTGTCGAAAGAGACGGGCTCAACGATGCGTACGATGGCTTAGCCATGGGTGTTCATGCAGAAAAGTGTGCTCGTGATTGGGATATTACCAGAGAACAACAGGACAACTTTGCCATTGAATCCTACCAAAAATCTCAAAAATCTCAAAAGGAAGGGAAATTTGACAGGGAAATTGTACCAGTTACAATCAAAGGATTCAGAGGAAAGCCAGATACTCAAGTGgcaaatgatgaagagcCAGCTAGACTGCacgttgaaaaattgaaatcgGCAAGAACTGTTTTCCAGAGAGAGAATGGTACCGTCACTGCTGCCAACGCTTCTCCAATCAACGATGGTGCCGCAGCTGTCATTTTGGTGTCTGAAAAGATCttaaaggaaaagaatttgaaacCTCTAGCTATTATCAAGGGTTGGGGTGAAGCTGCTCACCAACCGGCTGATTTCACATGGGCTCCATCTCTTGCTGTTCCAAAGGCTTTGAAACATGCTGGTATCGAAGATATCAGCTCCGTAGACTACTTTGAGTTTAACGAAGCCTTTTCCGTGGTCGGCCTGGTCAACACTAAGATCTTGAAGCTAGATCCATCGAAGGTTAATGTATACGGTGGTGCTGTTGCCTTAGGGCATCCATTGGGTTGCTCTGGTGCCAGAGTGGTCGTTACTCTGCTATCCATTCTACAACAAGAAGGAGGTAAGATCGGTGTTGCTGCCATCTGTAATGGTGGCGGTGGTGCTTCATCCATCgtcattgaaaagatatgA